TCATGAAATATTCACACACTTTTAAATCCTCGGCATTATCTATCTCGTACGATCTCCAGAAGTCCATAATATACATGCGCATCCTGCCGCCCAAACGGTTCTTGCATCGTTTTAGTATCTCCGGTTTAAAAAGATATATCGAGCCGTTCTCCAGATAAAGCGGTTCCCTGTCCTGCCTGCGGCCTCTCTCCTTATAATTAAAACTGACGCTCTTAAGCCGGGGGCCGATCTTCTTCCAAATGGTATAATCCTCCAGGATGGCCGCCGAAAACATCGAGTCGGCCTTCGTCGCGCGAAACTGCGCTATGGCCATATCTATATCTTTTGCGCGGCGAAGCGGCGAAGTAGCCTGAAGGAAGACCACC
The genomic region above belongs to Candidatus Omnitrophota bacterium and contains:
- a CDS encoding acylneuraminate cytidylyltransferase family protein gives rise to the protein MAHIICIVPARGGSKSIPKKNIVDFCGKPLIAWTIRQALESSLIDDVYVTTDDDTIAAVSEKYGAKVIRRPKRLSTDTASSEDALMHALSEIEKRGAGIDLVVFLQATSPLRRAKDIDMAIAQFRATKADSMFSAAILEDYTIWKKIGPRLKSVSFNYKERGRRQDREPLYLENGSIYLFKPEILKRCKNRLGGRMRMYIMDFWRSYEIDNAEDLKVCEYFMKNNILKKRG